The DNA segment AACATCAGACTACCTGGCCTGGGAACAGCCAGCAGACAAAAATGGAAGAACTGCCCAAGGAGGTCAACAGGTCCACAAACTTTGCTTCTATGCATTCTGAGATAAAGAAGATAAGAGAAAGGAGGCAGAAAGAAGACCAAGTACAGAAACAAGCTAGTTGGCCTGAAAAATGCTCTTTTCACTATGAGTACTAATGAAAGTGTGTCTGGTTTCTTTCAGTTCACCAACCACATCAGCGCAATCGAATCCTTTTCCTACTTCAAACATGTTTCATGGATGACCTTCAAAAGTCAATAAGCAGCTGAATGACATTACCTGTTATTTCCTCAGCACAGCCTTCTTTTCACTTCTATTACTATTAGGGCTATGAACTGTAGGAAACATTACCGACAACTTTTAAAATCATTGCAAGCcacattttaaatattaaaataagaggaaaaaattgcaagaaatacaacaaaatagAAGATTGATCCCAAGACTAATGCAATCAAATTCTAAAGATGATTTAAGGGATCAGGATCCATTCCCAAAAATTGCAAGAGAATTGGTTATGAAGATCGATTTGATTCAATAAACCTGACTTGTTCACTGAAACTAAGCACAGGGTTACTGAAACCAGCCGAGGACAGAGATCTCCCAGAACCTAAAGCCAATCTAGAATTTTGATGCATCAAAACAGGTGTCACCAACACCAATCAATCATAGATCTGAAAGTGAAAACTCATTTCCAAGCTAACATGAAGAAGATTCCCGGTTTCCCTCATCTTTAAGCGGCCTATGAAGCTTTAAACTGATCAGAATAGATCGCATCTTAAACCATGTTCTTAGcaacaaataaaattatgcatcaactTCTTTTGGTGCACAATCTAGACTTTCAAGTTTCAAGTATAATCCAATCTTTGCGATTATTTTCATATGCAACCCTCGAAAATTCAAATGACAGATCCTTACAACTTTTCATATGCAATTATTTTCATATGCATCCACATATTTGTCttagtttctttgatttggtaaaCCCACCCCTGTTTTCTCATTTGCCGCCATAAAGTTGCCGCCAAGAAGAGGATAAGGTTGCCGCCAAGAAAATTGCTTTTCATCTTAAATTCAATCATAGAACGTTATCCTAACTAGTCAAGCACGAACAGTTAAATTTTGTCAACCCCTGATTTAACTTTTAACAAAAGTTGATGGTGTAATTCCGAGCAGGTAATTCACATCCACATGGATTGCTATCAGAAACACAAACAGCAGCTTTCAGGTAAAACGGCCACTTTACTCTTGTACTATTTAAAGAAATTTCCATGGTGCGGCTAACATCCCAAACTGACTGACTAGATGGGAGTAACTTAGGAAAGATGGTAAGGACCACTCTGAAAAAAGAGAACTCTTTGCTTTTACTTTTCATGTGCACAGCTCTTTCTGTATAAGACTATTAAGTACAATTAACTAGACCTTTTTTCAACTCTAACTGATTCCTCTTGATCTTCACATTGAGTTAACTTCAaatccttttacaactcttttaaATGAGAGTTTAAAGCCAGCCAATCAATCTTTCACATTGTTTTTACAACCAGAAAAAAAATTATGCCCAGAAATGCAGTACTGAAAAGATAAAAGGTCAAaaaaacaggaaaaaaaaaggaaccgCTGCCTAATTATTCTAACCTAGAAAAATACTCAATCTCTTTaccgcaaaaaaaaaaagaaaaagaaaagagcgaCTCACAGAATAAGAACGAACAAGTCAGGGTAGTCACGGGGATCAACAAAGTAAAAGGAGACACTACATGTTTCCATATAAAGATTATGCTAGTATGTCAAAAATATAGCCAACAACGATCCCCTGGATGTAGAACGCAAGTCTAGTGCAGCAAACCACCATAAAGTCAGTCACAAAACGCTTAAAGATGAGGTCTTATCCCAAATAAAGTCTCATGTgatgaagaaagaagaaagtGTGTATGATTAAAAGCATCAATATATATGTTACTGTACAaaacaatattttattttatttattaaatcatCCAGTGATATCGCAAGTCACCACCTAGGCCTTTCAGCTAGCCTAATCACCTAAGCACCTAGTACATTTAGGTTTCCCACAATTCCAGCACTTAAGCATGTAGATGGAACCAAGGCAGCCACCTATGCCCTGAAGCCTGCTTATACATGACCATTATTGAAGGAACATGGGACTAGGTGGAACCAAGCTAGAAGGCCTGCTTATAAATGGCTATTACCAAAGAGTAATAGAACTTCGTTCAGAAAATAATGATAGGACAATGACACATCAATTTAAGTAATGTCACATGTCCATGTTCTTTTATCAAAAAGTAAAAGCAAAAAGTAACTGTTTTATATTGTTGCACAACAGACAGTAATTGTTAAAACCATCTTGATATGAAAGTTTTTTTGTCATGATGTGTGCCATTAACTAATGACTATGCATCTATTGACTTTCTACTTTGCCGTTACCGGTATCTTAAAAAGTATCTTCAAATGAAACACCTTTCGAAGGGATATTAGGCAAAAGATTTAGCAAGCCTTAGGGTTATAAAAGGTATCTTCAAACAGAACACCTTTACCAAGGGATAGTGGGCAAAAAAATTAGTTAGTCTTAGAGATAAATAGAAATGATGACCAGAATGAATCAACAGATTATAGAAGATCCATTTTATATAATGTGTCATAAAAAGTTATGCTAGATTCCATACAAAACATTATATGTTTGACTAAACTTTAATGTCAGAATTAATACATTGTCAAGAAAATGTATGTACTTAATTTTAATATTGAATCTGTATCATTTTAATGCATATTTTCTAGGCATCACCTGTCCGGACTTTTAAGGGACCAATATATATGCCGGTGCATGCACTTTGAGAACTTAAAATTAACCATGTAAGCATGAGATGTTACCCAACCTCAGTATTTCCCAATTATCATGACGAACTAATAGGCAATTTAATATAAATTGGAAAGCAGCCCTGAACAAAATCATCAAGTCCTCTAATATACCTTTCCTTATTGAATACTTGCTTTGGATTTGATTGACCACAGCCAAACTGAACTGTGCAAACCTACTCCACCCATATGGTAGGCTTGCTGAATCAGCAACATCCAGGTACATCGACAAATAATCAACATTATTACCTTTTGGAAAGATAAGCACTCTCCTGTCGCAATCAATACaggaaaaaagggaagaagaaatgTGTGGCCTTCAATTAAGAATCCAGATACATAACTAAGCAGCAGAAGTCAGAAAAAGATATCTACATACCACTGGTAGCCACCGACTATAAACATATCAGAGTAGAGCTTCTTGGTATTCAACCTAGAGAAATTCTCGATTGTCCATGTAAACCTGGAGGACGAAGGTTCCTCTACCTGATGGTTCTCAGCAGTACTAGTAGTTTCACTCTGAGCAACTGTGCGGAACATAAAACAAACAAATCAAAACCCTGAAAACAACACTTACCGAATAACATATTAACATAATATCAGCAGTAAAAAGCCATATACGAATCATGTACGAACGAAAGAATAAAACAGACTCAATCCAACCAAATCTCAATTCAAGATCCTTGTTATTAAGAGGAACAAAACCAAGATCAAGGCTAACCTTCCATTGGCTGGGGCCCTTCCGCGATCTCCGGGCGTGGGACCAACAACTCGTCCTCCTCCTGCTGAAAAAACgtcgaaggaaaaaagaaaagaatcagcTCCCCGGCAGCCAAATCAAACCCTAGATGTCAGATTCGGGGATGCAATGGGGATCCAATTCGACCGGACTCGCGAGCCATATACCTAACCCAAACCCTAACTACTCGCCGAAACCGATATCAAGAAAAGGATCaagaaaataagcaagggaacgaAAAGGATTAGGAGTAAAGAGCAAAGTTGAGCCGAAGGTTTGGGAATCGATGAATTCAGGTGGTGGTGGCACGTACATCGAGAGGCGGTGGAGTCGTCATGGTCATGAGAGGCGGGGCGTCGGAAGAGCCGATCCGAGGCGGAGGGCGCGAGGGATCGCCCGCGGAGACGATCAGAGGCAGAGAGTGAAGCAGAGAACGAGAAAAGACCGGCAGACGAGGAGTTCTCAGCGGCGAGCGACGCCACCGAAAAGAAATGGTTCCTCAACGGGAGCCGAGGTTTTATTGCCGATGGGGTTATTTCTGTAATTTAAAAGCCCAAGAAGGAACATAGAAGGCTCTAACGTATACCATATAACGTATGTACCCTTGTACAtactcttaaaaaaaaattaactatattttaatatttgtaaaaaaaatataatataaatttaaaattacaattaaaatacaaaacaaaaaaaaataactatattttaacatttgaaatttatatttaattaattatgaaatgCTGATACTGTTTATTCAAATTTATTTCcagcataaacatatatatatatatatatatatattataaactaAGACAGCATAGCATAAATAACGATAAATAGTGCGGATGTTCATGTAGCAACCGTATCAATCGATCttgaattttaggaatttgaagTAGTCTTCCAAGATTATAGTTGACAAATATTTTTGGAGTTTCCATATGATTCAAAATCGAAGAACAATATCACTTTGAAGACAAGACAGTAAATTTTTGTTGACAAatattctaaattttttttatccattTATGTACTTCTAACAAAACATTCATGTAAATACTGATCTCTTtcccaaaaaaagaacatcatcaCCATAAAACGAAGTAGAAAAAAAGATAGATacaacttttctttttttgtacACATGTGATTATGTATGGCAATCCTATCATCATTGATAACAGCAGTCGAGTATTAATTAGTGAAATTGAATGAATCCTCTTTCGGATTCTACAAAACATAAAGTCGCATGGAAAACCAAACAACTATTGATTTTTAAAGAATAACAAATAATTGTCGAGGATCCACTGGAGGAGGGCAGGAAGGTGGAAGATGACGAGGACCACAGCAGATACTGCGCAGAAAAGAGAATGGAAAGAGACGCCGTGTGACATCAACTCAAGAAATTGTTCCTTCGAAGCGACCACCGCTTCATCGCGAACCAGTTCTTAATCGCGCTAGATGATACGGATCATTAATAATAAGATGACCAAAAGAACTGTGTTTTAGATATACGAAGAAGATGAGATATATGGCATATTTTGGTATCACCCACGAGACAACGATCAGCAATCAGCAACCACGTCAACGCTAAAGAGAAACCCCAATGCTAATGGGATGACTGTCTCTCCTCCGATGTCATATAAGATGGTGTCGCATGTCACAAAGCCGTTCCGGAAAACTCCGAATCGCGTCGCACGACACTAGTACATGTTGGTCGATCGACGTTCACACAAAAGCTATCGCTCGTGGAGTCGATTGTCATTAACATACCATATACGACCGACTCCTGTTCACAGGTATAAAATGTCGACCCCTTGACCAACACCGagggaagaggaaaaaaaaaaggaaactccTCTTAACTTCACTCAACTCTGATTTAAGCTTCGAAAGGGTCGGGTCAGAAAATCTTGATCTCGACCTTTTGTGTAGGAATTCAACGACGAAGAAGCAAATAACTCAAGAAAATATCTCACTTGGGAGACGAAACTTAGATCCGACGACTTGACTCGACATCGATTTCCTCCGCTCAAGTATCCACATGGACAACTTTACACATCCGGGAGAGGACCAAGCCGAGCTTAcaccttggctatggcatagtacTCCCTAACAGTTTGACTAGCAACAAAATTATAAAGAATTACCtgtatattttttataagaatttAAAGGTCATATGGGCTAGTTTTGAGAAATATCCAGTAAATTGGACAATTTGACGTGTAACGACATGAGATGAAAAACGAACAAATGATCTAAACGAGGAAGATTATATATTTAAAAGTAATAGAAACTAAAAATTCAATACGATTAAGCATCCAGTAACGAAGAATAATTGTGTTGAGCAACGACGTTGTTCTTTTCTTCTGCCAATAAAGCATGTATGTCTTCTACACTCCTGGTGAATCGGTGTTCGAGTCCCTGCGGTGTATCTGACGAAGTCGATTTTGGGCTAATAGTTACTTGCCTTGTGATTGGAGGTAATCATGGGTCCACGAACTGGTGGGCCACCATTGCCTTTCCATCAATGCAGGAAGACAGTCGGGTACCGAGAAAATTGGGTGAGAAAAAAAATGGAAATAACGCAGTGAACGGCCGGCGGCCCTTTTCGCGTTAGATTTAAGCCGAGACAGCGCAAATTTGGTTTTGTAGGCGTCCGTCGTCATTTTCGCGTCGTTGTCTATCGAGATCTCCTCGCCTCGGAATCTCTCTTCCTCCGATCCATTCCATGGCGGAGAACGCTGCGCCGCCGGCAAAGACGGAGGAAAAGCGGTCATGGGCCGACGAAGAGTCGGACGAAGAGAAGGAAGCCGCCGCGCCGCCTTCGCAGGCCGCCGACGAAGCCCAACCCTCGGAGTTGAAGAAGATCGAGTCGCTCTCCATCTCCGACGGGAAGGACAGCGGTGAACGTCTGCTGGATGATCCCGACGATTCGGAAATTAAAGCGGTAAGGCTTCGTATTATTGTTCTCGATATAGTATAGTCCGATGTTAGGGTTTTTGAGCTGTTTTATTCCGACTGGGTTTGATGCTTTATATCGGATGGAtcttgtcagtatcgaggggaaaTCGTGTGACTGGGTTAGCCTTTCGTGAAATAATGATTTATAAATTGAATAGGTTACATCCGGTGATACTGTCTACACTTCTGCTGTGACGTTCGAAGACTTGAAATTGTCGGATGAGCTTATCAAAGGGTTGTATGTTGAGATGGGTTTTAGTAAGCCTAGCAAAATACAGGCTATTACTCTACCTATGATTCTCACGCCTCCGTATAAAGATTTGGTAGCTCAAGCTCACAATGGCTCAGGGAAGACCACATGTTTTGTGCTTGGAATGTTGAGTCGAGTCGATCCAAAGAGGAAGATACCACAAGCCATCTGCATCTGCCCTACTAGAGAGTTGGCTCAGCAGGTAAATTAATTCCTGTTTAAGTACGCAGCATTTGGAATAGCAGGTTGTAACTATTCAGATGAATGATGCAGAATCATGCGGTCCTTCTGAAGATGGGAAAGTATACTGGCATAACTTCAATGTGTGCTATTCCATCTGATTCTGCTAATTATATTCCAATAAATAAACGTCCACCAGTAACTGAGCAAGTAGTGATTGGCACTCCGGGAACCATTAAGAAGTGGACTTCAGCAAAAAAATTGAGCACAAGGGACATgaagatacttgtttttgatgaggCAGATCATATGCTAGCCGAGGTAGCACTTCATACcatattttaaaaatcttaagtAGTGATAAATTACTTCTTCAATAATAGTTTTGTAATGCCTCCCCAACAGGACAATCATTAGTGGTTTTCTATGACAGTACAATTTACCTTTG comes from the Musa acuminata AAA Group cultivar baxijiao chromosome BXJ1-10, Cavendish_Baxijiao_AAA, whole genome shotgun sequence genome and includes:
- the LOC135595640 gene encoding DEAD-box ATP-dependent RNA helicase 38-like isoform X2; translated protein: MAENAAPPAKTEEKRSWADEESDEEKEAAAPPSQAADEAQPSELKKIESLSISDGKDSGERLLDDPDDSEIKAVTSGDTVYTSAVTFEDLKLSDELIKGLYVEMGFSKPSKIQAITLPMILTPPYKDLVAQAHNGSGKTTCFVLGMLSRVDPKRKIPQAICICPTRELAQQNHAVLLKMGKYTGITSMCAIPSDSANYIPINKRPPVTEQVVIGTPGTIKKWTSAKKLSTRDMKILVFDEADHMLAEDGFRDDSERIMKEIQRSSGGCQVLLFSATFNEAVKAFVSRVIKDGNQIFVKKEELTLEKVKQYKVQCPDELSKVEVIKDKIFEFGQKVGQTIIFVRTRNSARMLHQSLTEEGYECTSVQGALKQEDRDQIIKEFKDGLTKVLITTDLLARGFDQRQVLSSTSCALIGTGQSWRKSSVISSIIFLRFLTGGVRKILSLL
- the LOC135595640 gene encoding DEAD-box ATP-dependent RNA helicase 38-like isoform X1 translates to MAENAAPPAKTEEKRSWADEESDEEKEAAAPPSQAADEAQPSELKKIESLSISDGKDSGERLLDDPDDSEIKAVTSGDTVYTSAVTFEDLKLSDELIKGLYVEMGFSKPSKIQAITLPMILTPPYKDLVAQAHNGSGKTTCFVLGMLSRVDPKRKIPQAICICPTRELAQQNHAVLLKMGKYTGITSMCAIPSDSANYIPINKRPPVTEQVVIGTPGTIKKWTSAKKLSTRDMKILVFDEADHMLAEDGFRDDSERIMKEIQRSSGGCQVLLFSATFNEAVKAFVSRVIKDGNQIFVKKEELTLEKVKQYKVQCPDELSKVEVIKDKIFEFGQKVGQTIIFVRTRNSARMLHQSLTEEGYECTSVQGALKQEDRDQIIKEFKDGLTKVLITTDLLARGFDQRQVNLVINYDLPIKHDNPSEPDCELYLHRVGRTGRFGSKGAVFNFLCTDRDRSVMEKIERHFQHHIPEIPNWRSEEDFESALKDAGLL